A window of Pseudomonas denitrificans (nom. rej.) genomic DNA:
ATCCATGATGCGCGCATGACCTGAAGAAAACCCCGCTCCGGCGGGGTTTTTGTGGGCGCGATCCGGAAGGGTCCGACAGCGGGGGCGCCAGCCGGCGCGGCATAGTCCGGGCGTCACTGCACGCCAAGGACTACGCCATGCCCTTCGACCCTGCCCTTTCCCCGTCCGAAATCGAAGCACGGCTGCGCCTGCACGGCCTGCCTGAGTTGGGCCCCCGGCGCTTTCGCCGCCTGCTGGAGGCCTTCGGCTCGGCTTCCGCCGCGATGAGTGCGCCCGCGGCTGCCTGGCGCTCCCTGGGGTTGCCCGCCGTCTGCGCAGAGCCACGCCGCGATGCTTCCATTCGTGAACAGGCGGCGCAGGCGCTGCGCTGGCTGGAAGCACCGGAGCATCATCTGGTCATGTGGGACGCCCCCGGTTACCCCGCTCTGCTCGCCGAGCTGGATGATGCACCGCCACTGTTGTTCCTGGCCGGCGATCCGGGGCTGCTGGAACGCCCGCAACTGGCGATGGTCGGCAGCCGCCGGGCCAGCAAGCCGGGCCTGGATACCGCTCGGGCGTTCGCCCGCAGCCTGGCTGGCGGAGGCTTCGTGATCACCAGCGGGCTGGCGCTGGGTATCGACGGTGCAGCCCATGAAGGGGCGCTGGAGGCCGCAGGAAAGACGGTGGCGGTGCTGGGCACGGGCCTGGAGCACCTCTACCCGCGTCGCCACCTCGGGCTGGCGAAACGCATCGTCGAGCAGGGCGGCGCGGTGATCTCCGAACTGCCGCTGGACTGCGCACCCCAGGCTTCGAACTTCCCGCGGCGCAACCGGATCATCAGTGGCCTGTCACTGGGCACCCTGGTGGTGGAAGCCAGCCCCTCGAGCGGGTCGCTGATCACGGCGCGGCTGGCTGCAGAGCAGGGCCGCGAGGTCTATGCGATTCCCGGCTCCATCCATCATCCCGGCGCGCGTGGCTGCCACGAGCTGATCCGCCAGGGAGCGATGCTGGTGGAAACGGTCGAGCACATCCTCGAAGGCTTGCAGGGGTGGACGCACGCTGCGCGGACAGTAGAGGTCGCGCCAGCCTTGCCGCCTCACCCACTGGTCGACCTGCTGCGCGCGGCACCGCAATGCAGCGAGCAGCTGGCGTTGCGCAGCGGCCTGCAGCTGCCGCAGCTGCTGGCGGAACTCACCGAGCTGGAGCTGGACGGGCGGGTGGCCTGCGAGGCCGGCGTCTGGGTGCATCGAGCCCCCTGAGCACGTAAACTGCCGCGCATCGCAGATCCGAGGACTTCACGATGTACAGCAACTGGCGTACCCAGCGCATGGCCCAGGTCGTGCGCGACGGCGGTGTGATCGCTTACCCGACCGAAGCCGTCTGGGGCCTGGGCTGCGACCCGTGGAGCGCCGACGCCGTGTACCGCCTGCTGGCGATCAAGGCGCGCCCGGTGGAAAAGGGCATGATCGTGGTGGCCGGCGACATCCGCCAGTTCGACTTCCTCCTCGAAGACCTGCCCGAAGCCTGGCAGGACAAGCTCGCCAACAGCTGGCCCGGCCCGAATACCTGGCTGGTGCCGCACCAGGGGCGCCTGCCCGAGTGGGTAACCGGCGAGCACGAGACCGTCGCCCTGCGCGTCACCGACCACCCGCTGGTACGCGAACTGTGCCGCTTCACCGGCCCGCTCATCTCCACCTCTGCCAACCCCGCCGGCCGCCCTGCCGCGCGCAGCCGCCTGCGCGTCGAGCAGTATTTCCGTGGCGAGCTGGATGGCGTGCTCGGGGGCGCCCTGGGCGGGCGCCGTAATCCGAGTCTGATCCGCGATCTGCGTACCGGCGAGACCGTCAGGCCCTCCTGACTCTGTAAGGGCCCCGTCCTGCCTACGGATACATTCCTTACGGCAGCAGGATGGTCGACCCGGTGGTGCGCCGCGCCGCCAGTTCGGTTTGCGCCTTGGCCGCCTCGGCCAGGGCGAAGCGCTGGTTGATCTCCACTTTTACCTTGCCGCTGGTGATCATGCCGAACAGGTCGTCGGCCATGGCCTGCAGGCGCTCCGGCGTACTGGCATAGCCGAATAGCGTCGGCCGGGTGACGTAGAGCGAGCCCTTCTGCGACAGGATGCCCAGGTTCACCCCGTCCACCGGGCCGGAGGCGTTGCCGAAACTCACCACCAGGCCACGCTGGGCGGTGCAGTCCAGCGAGGTCAGCCAGGTGTCCTTGCCCACCGAGTCGTAGACCACCGGGCACTTCTTGCCGTCGGTGAGTGCGAGCACGCGCTCGACCACGTTCTCGTGGCTGTAGTCGATGGTTGCCCAGGCGCCGTGGGACTTCGCCAGCTCCGCCTTGGCGGCGGAGCTCACGGTGCCGATCAGGTGCGCGCCGATGGCCTTCGCCCACTGGCAGGCGATCAGCCCGACGCCGCCGGCCGCCGCGTGCCAGAGGATGGTCTGGCCCGGTTGCACGTTGTAGGTCTGGCGCAGCAGGTACTGCACGGTCAGGCCCTTGAGCATGACTGCGGCGGCCTGCTCGAAGGTGATCGCATCCGGCAGCTTCACCACGCTGGCCGCCGGCAACGTGTGCTGCTCGCTGTAGGCGCCCAGCGGGCCGGTGGCGTAGCCGACGCGGTCGCCGACCTTCACGTTGGTCACCGCGCTACCCACTGCCTCCACCTCGCCGGCGCCTTCGGTGCCGACCCCGGAGGGCATGCTCGGCGCGGGTACAGGCCGCTGCGGTAGTAGGTGTCGATGAAGTTCAGGCCGATGGCGCGGTTGCGCACCCGCACCTCGTTCGGGCCCGGCTCGGCCGGGGTGTAGTCGACGATTTCGAGGACTTCCGGGCCGCCGGTCTTGGCGAATTGAACACGCTTGGCCATGTCGCTCTCCTGAGGGCGCGAGGCTCTGCCTCGCCGGGAAAAGACTTTCATCCAAGCCGCACGCATGACGGGCGTCAAGACCAGCTTTGCCAGCTCCGATGGTATGCTTGCCCCCGTTTTCGTACCTGAACCCCGCTCCGGCCCGCGCCACGCGTGGCTTTCCCGCTCCAAGGTGATTCTCGTGACCGACCGCATCGAGGCCGTGAAGGCCTACCTGCTCGACCTGCAAGACCGCATCTGCGCCGCACTCGAAGCCGAGGACGGCAGCGCTCGTTTCGTCGAGGACGCCTGGCAGCGCCCGGCGGGCGGTGGTGGTCGGACGCGGGTGATCGGCGACGGCGCGCTGATCGAGAAGGGCGGCGTGAACTTCTCCCACGTGTTCGGCGCCGGCTTGCCGCCGAGTGCCAGCGCGCACCGTCCGGAACTCGCCGGGCGCGGCTTCCAGGCGCTGGGCGTGTCGCTGGTGATCCACCCGACCAACCCCCACGTGCCGACCTCCCACGCCAACGTGCGCTTCTTCATCGCCGAGAAGGAAGGCGAGGAAGCGGTCTGGTGGTTCGGCGGCGGCTTCGACCTGACGCCCTACTACGCCCATGAGGAAGACTGTGTGCTCTGGCACCAGGTCGCCCGCGACGCCTGTGCGCCCTTCGGCGAGGACGTCTACCCGCGCTACAAGGAATGGTGCGACCGTTACTTCCACATCAAGCACCGCAACGAACCGCGTGGCGTCGGCGGCCTGTTCTTCGACGACCTGAACCAGTGGGACTTCGACACCAGCTTCGCCTTCCTGCGTGCCATCGGCGATGCCTATATCGACGCCTACCTGCCCATCGTGCGCAAGCGCAAGGACACCCCCTACACCGAGCAGCAGCGTGAATTCCAGGCTTTCCGCCGCGGCCGCTACGTCGAGTTCAACCTAGTCTACGACCGCGGCACCCTGTTCGGCCTGCAGTCGGGCGGGCGCACCGAGTCGATCCTCATGTCGCTGCCGCCGCAGGTGCGCTGGGGCTACGACTGGAAACCCGAGCCGGGCAGCGAAGAGGCGCGCCTGACCGAGTACTTCCTCACCGATCGGGACTGGCTGGCGCAGGCCTGAGTCGAACTCTCGCGAACCTGCAGGAGCCCCCATGGGCCCGCTCCTACAGGGTGGGTACGCTGGTAGAAACCCGGCAATCCCGAGCCTTTCCACCATTTTTGTCCCAGGATTCTGAATGGACCGCTACTGCGTCTTCGGCAACCCCATCGGCCACAGCAAGTCGCCGCAGATCCACCGTCTGTTCGCCGAGCAGACCGGCCAGGCGCTGAGCTATGACACGCGACTGGCGCCGCTGGACGACTTCGCCGGGAACGCCCGCGAGTTCTTCGCCGAGGGCCTGGGTGGTAACGTCACCGTGCCGTTCAAGGAAGACGCCTACCGCCTGGCCACCGAGCTGAGCGAGCGCGCGCGCCGGGCGGGTGCGGTGAATACCCTGAAGAAGCTTGAAGGTGGCGGGCTGCTGGGCGACAACACCGACGGCGCCGGGCTGACCCGCGACCTCACGGTGAACCACGGCGTCGTCCTGCGTGGTGCGCGCATCCTGGTGCTGGGCGCCGGTGGCGCGGTGCGCGGCATCCTCGAACCCTTCCTCGGCCAGCAGCCGGCCGGCATCGTCATCGCCAACCGTACGGCGGCCAAGGCCGAACAGCTGGCGGAAGCCTTCAAGGACCTGGGCCCGGTGAGCGGTGGCGGCTTCGACCTGCGCGCCGAGCCCTTCGACCTGATCGTCAACGGCACCTCGGCCTCCCTGGCCGGCGAGCTGCCGCCCATCGATCCTTCGCTGATCAAGCCGGGGCATACCGTCTGCTACGACATGATGTACGGCAAGGACGTGACGGCCTTCAACCGCTGGGCCGCCGAACACGGTGCGGCGCGCTGCATCGACGGGCTGGGCATGCTGGTCGAGCAGGCGGCGGAAGCCTTCCTGCTGTGGCGCGGCGTGCGCCCGGATTCGGCGCCGGTGCTGGAGGAGTTGCGCCGTCAGCTCAAGGGCTGACGATCGCTGCACACCTGCAGGAGCGCGTCATGCGTGCGATCGCGGGCATGGCCCGCTCCTACAGGGAGTCCCAGGGTTCATTCCGCTGGGGCGGAGCCACTGCTCTATTCCTCGACCAGCAACACCCCGCCCTTCCCCATCTGTCTTTCCAGCTCCGCGCGCACCCGTGGCCGGGCGTTGCGCAGCACCAGGCTGCGGCCTTCGCTGGCCAGGCGGCGGGCTTCCTGCTGGAGCATCTGCGCACCGGCGAAGTCGATGAAGTTCACGTGGTGGGCGTCCAGTACCAGGCGTTCGCCACGGCTGTGCTGCATCAGTTTCTGCAGGTAGTCGCAGGCGCCGAAGAAGATCGAGCCTTCGATGCGCAACACGGCCTCGTCCTCCTTCTCCCACTGCTGCACGCGCGGCTGTGAGGTGCGCTTGAGGTAGAAGAACAGCGACGCCAGCACGCCGGCGTAGATGGCGTTCTGCAGCGGCAGCAGCAGGGTGGCGGCGAGGGTCAGCAGCATCACCAGGGATTCCGCTCGGCTGCCTTTCCACAGTGCGCGCAGCGCGGGGCGATCGATCAGGTTCCAGCAGATCAGCAGGATGCCGGCGGCCATCGCCGGCAGCGGGATACGGGTGATCAGGCCGGCGCCGGCCACTGCCAGCAGCGCGACCCACAGCGCCGAGAAGACCCCGGCCAGCGGCGTGCGTGCCCCGGCATCCTGGTTCAGTCCGGAACGGGTGAAGGAGCCGGCGGACAGTGTGCCGGACAGCCACGGCCCGATCAGGTTGGACAGCCCCTGCGCGCGCACTTCCTGGTTGGCGTCCAGCGCCTGGTGCGAGCGCGCCGCCAGGGCGCGGGCAATCGACAGGCTGGTGACCAGCCCGAGCATACCGCAGGCCACGGCGGCGGGGAGCAACTGGGCGATGGCGGAGAGGTCGAACGACAATGCGCTGAACGGTGGCAGCGCGCTGCGGAAGGCTGCCACCCTGGCCACCTCGGCAAAGGTCGTCGGCATCGCCCAGACCAGCGCGCCAGCGCCGAACAGGCCGACCAGCAATGCCGGCCCGCGCCGCCACAGGCGTTTGACGATCAGGCTCAGCACCAGGCTGAACAGTCCCACCAGCAGCGATGGCCCGTGGAACTGCGGCAGCTTCCACCAGAGCGCGGCGGCGCTGGTCAGCGCGGTGGCCTGCCCCGCTGCACTGATGCCGAGCAGGTACGGCAACTGGCCGATCACGATCACCAGCGCGGCGCCACAGGTGAAGCCGAGCAGCACCGGGTGCGAGACGAAGTTCACCAGCACGCCGAAACGCAGCATGCCCAGCAGCCACTGGAACAGCCCGGCAAGGAAGGTCAGCAGCAGCGCGTACTGGATGAACTGCGCGCTGCCCGGCGGCGCCAGCGGGGCGATGGCGGTGAACAGCACCACCGAGATCGCCGCCGTCGGCCCGCCGACCATGTGTTTCGACGAACCCCATAGACAGGCGATCAGCACCGGCAGCATCGCCGCGTAGAGCCCGTACTCCGCCGGCAGTCCGGCGATCAGTGCGTAGGCCATGGACTGCGGCAGGGCGAGCACCGCGCCGGAGAGTCCGACTCCCAGGTCGCGGCGCAGGTCGCGCGCGCTGACCTGGGGCAGCCAGGCGAGGAACGGCAGCAGGCGGATCAGGCGCTCCATCGACGGCCTACAGCTTGGCCTTCACGGCGGCCAGCGCGTCGCCGCCGTCGCGGGTCTTCACGCCCTGCAGCCAGGTGTCGAGGCTCTGCGGGTTGGCCTTGATCCAGGCTTTCACCGCGTCGGGGTTCTTCACGTTCTTCTCCAGCACTTCGGCCATGATGGCGTTCTCCATCTTCAGGTCGAAGGACAGGTTGGCCAGCAGCTTGCCGCTGTTCGGGCATTGCTCGGTGTAGCCGTTGCGGGTCACGGTGAACACGCTGCCGGTGCTGCCGAAGTATTTCTCGCCGCCGGTGAGGTACTTCATGTCGTACTTCACGTTCATCGGGTGCGGTGTCCAGCCGAGGAACACCACCCAGCGCTCGCGCTTCACCGCGCGGCCGACCTCGGCGAGCATCGCCTGTTCGCTGGATTCCACCAGCTTCCAGTCGCCCAGGCCGAACTCATCGCCGCTGATCATTTTCTGGATCGACTGGTTGGCCGGCGCGCCGGAGCCGATGCCGTAGACCTTCCTGTTGAACTGGTCGGCGTGCTTGTCGAGGTCGTCGAAGGTCTTCACCCCGGCGTTCCACACGTAGGTCGGCACCGCCAGGGTGAATTCGGTGCCCTGCAGGTTCTTCGCCAGCTGGGTGACCTGCTGGCTGGCGATGAACTGGTCGTGGAAGCCCTGCTGCGCCGGCATCCAGTTGCCGAGGAAGGCGTCGACCTGGCCGTCGCGCAGGCCGCCGTAGGTGATGGGCACCGACAGGGTGTCGATCTTCACCTTGTAGCCCAGTCCTTCGAGGAGGAAAGCGGCGATGCCATTGGTGACGGCGATGTCGGTCCAGCCCGGGTCGGCCAGCTTCACCGTACTGCAGGCTTCATCTTCGGCCCGGGCCAGCGGGCCGCCCAGCGCCAGTGCGCTGGCCAGCAATAGTGCGGATGCTTGTCGTACGGTGCGCTTGGTCATGCTCCCTTCCCCTTCGGCGTGTTGTGGTTGTTATTTCGGTTGCGGATAGCGGGCGCGGCGCTCCAGATCGTCGAGGTCGATGTGGTTGCGCATGTACTGCTGGCTGGCGTCGACCAGGGGCTGGTGATCCCAGCTTTTCAGCGTGCCGTGGGTCAGCGCGTCGGCCACCAGCCGGCGGCGGCGCTGGCTGGCCAGTACCTGCCGGGTGATGGCGGGCACATCCCAGCGCGCGCGGGCTTCACCCAGCAGGTCGCGTACCAGGTTGGCGTGGGCCGGCGAATCCATGAGGTTCTGCAGCTCGCGCGGATCGTTGGCGACGTCGAACAGCAGGCAAGGGTCCTGCTCGGAGTAGATGAACTTGAAGTCGCCGCGACGGATCATCATCAGCGGGCTGACGGTGCCTTCGGCGGTGTATTCGCCGATCACTTCGTCGTGGCCGCCAGTGCCTTGCAAGTGCGGTAGCAGTGAGCGGCCGTCGAGATCGACGCCGGGCTCGATCTGCCCGCCGGCCAGCTCGACGAGGGTCGGCAGCAGGTCGACGGTGGACACCGACTGGCTGACCCGATGCGCGGCGAAACGCTTGGGCGCGTGCACCAGCAGCGGCACGCGGGCAGCCATCTCGAACCAGTGCATCTTGTACCAGAGGCCGCGCTCGCCAAGCATGTCGCCGTGGTCGCCGGAGAACACGATCAGGGTGTCATCGGACAAGCCGCAATCCTCCAGGGTGCGCAGCAGCGCGCCGATCTGCGCGTCGACATAGCTGCACGCGCCGAAGTAGGCGCGGCGGGCGGCGCGCACCTTCTCTTCGGGCATCTCCTGGTCCCACAGGTCGATCACCTTGAGCAGGCGCCGGGAGTGCGGGTCCTGCTCGTCCTGGGCGATCTGCACCGAGGGCAGCGGGATGTCCTCGTCGCGGTACAGGTCCCAGTACTCGCGCGGGATGGTGTAGGGGTCGTGCGGGTGGGTCATGGACACGGTGAGGCAGAACGGCTGCTCGGGGTGTTCGCGCACGTGGTCGTAGAGGTACTGGCGCGCCTTGAACACCACCTCCTCGTCGAAGTCGAGCTGGTTGGTGCGCACGCACGGGCCGGCCTGCAGTACCGAGGACATGTTGTGGTACCAGCTCGGGCGCACGCCCGGCTCGTCCCAGTTCACCGCCCAGCCGTAGTCGGCGGGGTAGATGTCGCTGGTCAGGCGTTCTTCGTAGCCGTGCAGCTGGTCCGGACCGCAGAAGTGCATCTTGCCCGACAGCGCGGTGCGGTAGCCGAGGCGGCGCAGGTAGTGCGCGTAGGTGGGGATGTCGGCGGCAAAGTCGGCGGCGTTGTCCCAGGCGCCGATCTTCGTCGGCAGTTGGCCGCTCACCAGGGTGAAGCGCGAGGGCGCGCAGAGCGGGCTGTTGCAGTAGGCCGAGTCGAAGACCACGCCTTCACCGGCGAGGCGCGAGAGGTTGGGCAGCTTGATGGGCGACTGGGCGTCGTAGAAGGGCAGGAGCGGCGCGGCCATCTGGTCGGCCATGATGAAGAGGATGTTCGGGCGCTGGCGCTTCATGGCGTTGGGCTTATCCTGTTGGCGCTGTTATGGGATGCTGTGCGGTACGAGTCTGTTGGCTGCTGGATTAGGGGTAAAGCGCATGGCGCTGCATGCTTCGGATAACACCTGCTTATGCGAGAGCAAGCCATGAGCGTGCCGCTGGAACTGCTGCGCGTGTTCGAGTCCGCCGCGCGGCTGCTCAGCTTCACCGCCGCCGCCGGCGAGCTGGGCACCACCCAGCCGGCGGTCAGCCAGCAGATCAAGCGCCTGGAGAAGCTCCTCGCCGTGCGCCTGTTCGACCGCATTCACCGGGGCATTGCCCTCACCGAAAGTGGACAGGTGCTGCAGCAGCACGTTCAGGTCGGGTTGGAGAGCATCGACGCCGGTATCGCCGCGGTCACCGCGCGACATCCCCACGAAGTGCTGCAGGTCGCTACCGACTTCGCCTTCGCCGCGTACTGGCTGATGCCGCGCCTGCCGCGCTTCCGCCAGGCGCATCCGGAGCTGGACGTCGGGCTGATCAGCAGCGACCGCAGCCCGATTGCCCTGCGCAGCGACATCGATGTGGCCATCGCCTTCGGCGACGGGCGCTTCAAGCATGGCGAGGCGCTGCGCCTGTTCAGCGAAGAGGTCTTCCCGGTGTGCAGTCCACGCTTGCTCGAAGGCCGCGAGCTGCCGCTGTCGCCCCAGGCACTCACCGAATTGCCGCTGCTGCACCTCAAGCCCGAGGCTTCCAGCCGCTGGTTCGACTGGGGCGGTGTCTATCGCGCGCTGGGCATCGACGGCGCACCAGCCCCGGCCGGACTGCGTTTCGACAACTACACCCTGCTGGTGCAGGCGGCCATCGCCGGGCAGGGCGTGGCCATCGGCTGGCGGCATCTGGTCGACGAACTGCTGGAACAGGGGTTACTGTGCCGACCCATCGCCGGATCGCAGCAGTCGCGCTTCGGCTATTACGCCGTGCTGCCCGAGCGCAAACGGCGGATGCGCCTGGTGCAGCGTTTCGTCGACTGGCTGCAGGCGGAACTGGAGCAGGACCGATGAGCGAGATTCAGGACTTCCACGCCCACGTCTATTTCGACGCCGGCAGCATCGAGCGCGCCCGCGCGCTGTGTGAGGAGGCCGCGCGCCGCTTCGGCGCGAAAATGGGCCGCGTCCACGAGCGGCCGGTCGGCCCGCACCCGGACTGGAGCTGCCAGCTGGCTTTCGACAACGCCACCTTCGCCACCCTGGTGCCGTGGCTGGCGCTGAACCGTGACGGCCTGGTGGTGTTCGTCCACCCCAATACCGGCAACGACCTGCGCGATCACCGCGACTACGCCATGTGGCTGGGCGCAGTGCGGCCGCTGGACCTCTCGCAGTTCACGAGCTGACACTTTTTTGCATTCGATAATAATTCTCGATTCGGTGTATGCTGCCCACCCTTCGTATCGGCCTGACAGACGTTGGCCGATTTTCCAGGGTATTTCGGCCATCATGCGGCGCTTCGCCTCCTCCTCCCTGCTGCAGAGCTTCCAGGCGCACTACGCGGACCTGATGCGCTTCCTCGCCCGCAGGCTGGGGGACAACCAGCGCGCCGCCGACGTTGCCCAGGACACCTGGCTGCGCCTGGCCGACCACCCCGCCGAAACCGAGGTGCAGGACCCGCGCGCCTACCTGTTCCGGGTGGCCGGCAACATCGCCATCGACAACCTGCGCCGCGAGGGCCGGCTGGCGGAGCTGCATGTCGACGAAACCGCCGCCAACGACCTGAGCGATCCCGCGTCCGGGCTGGAGCACCGCCTGCTCGCCCATGAGGCGCTGGAACACCTGGACGCCGCCCTCGACCAGTTGCCGACGAACGCCCGCGAGGCGCTGCTGATGAACCGCCTCGACGGCCTCACCCACGCGCAGATCGCCCAGCGCCTGGGGGTTTCCGAGAGCATGGTGGGCAAGTACATCGTTCAGGCCATGCGTCATTGCCGCGACTGGGCGCAGCGTCAGGAGGGCACGCCATGAGCCGCGTGGACCTTTCCGACGAGGCCATCGAGCGCCTGGTGCAGTTGCATTCGGGCAGCGCCGGGGCCGCTGAGCGCATGGACTTCCTGCGCTGGCGCGGGCAGAGCGCGGAGCACGAACTCGCCGCCCGCGAGGCCGAAGCCCTGTGGGGCGCCTTGCCGGAAACCCGCAGCGCCCAGCGCTATCGCCAGCGCGCGCGGCGCCCCCGTCGTTTGCTGGCGCTGGCCACCGCTGCGTGCGTTGCGGCCGTTGCGTTGACCATCGCCCTGCCCGAGCCGCTGGCCGGGTTGTACTCCGATTACGCCACTCGCACCGGTGAGCGGCGGATGCTGGAGCTGGCCGACGGCAGCCGCGTCTGGCTGAACAGCGACAGTGCGTTGTCCGTCGACTTCAGCCCGCAGCAGCGGCGCCTGCGGCTGCATGGCGGCGAGGCGTTGTTCGAGGTGGCCAAGGACCCGTCGCGGCCGTTCATCGTCGAGGCCAGGGGCGGCGAAGTGCGCGCCGTGGGTACGCGCTTCGATGTCGACAGCCGCGGGCCGCAGGTGCGCGTGGACGTGACCGAAGGGGTGGTCCAGGTGAACAGCGCCGGCAGCGAGCCGGTGCGGCTTTCCGCTGGCGAGCGCCTGAGCTACCGCGACAGCGCCGCGCCCGAACCGGTGCAGCCGCTGGACCTGTCCAGCGCCAGTGCCTGGCAGCGCGGCAAGCTGATCTTCAACCAGCGTCCGCTGGGCGAGGTGCTCGATGAACTGGAGCGCTACGTGCCCGGCCGCATCGTGCTGACCGACAGCGCGCTGCGCCAGCACAAGGTCAGCGGCGTTTTCGACCTGCAAGACCCCGGCGCCCTGCTCAAGACCCTGGAGCGGTTGCAGCCGGTGAGCGTTACCCACCTGCCCTGGCTGGTACTGATCCGCCCCGCCCCGAAGGCCTGATAGCTCTTCGTAGGATGGGTGGAGCGGAGCGATACCCATGCTGATCGCGCACGGGATTGATGGGTATCGCTTCGCTCCACGCCATCCTACGGTCCGCCGGAAAGTTCGGCCGCACCCTGTAGGACGGGCGGGGGCGCCTAGCCATGCCCGCGATCGCGCGCACGCGGTATCGGCGAATGAAGCGTGCCGCTTCATTCGCCCTGCGAGAGCGATTCCCGCCCGCTCACACAGGAAAATGAAAATTTTTTGCATTTGCCACTGCAAGGTTTGCCTGGCCGTTTCGTCGTAGGCAGGAACGCGAAAAATTCTCACTACGCGACCCTGCCCACACAAGAACGGATTTCACCTGCATGCATTACCGTCCTTCCCCGCTGCACCGCGCGCTGTTGCTGGCTTCCCTGCTCGGCGCCGCCGCTCCCCTGGCCCACGCGGCCGGCTCCGCCGCCGTCGAGTTGCACATCGCCCCGCGTAGCCTGGACAGCGCGCTGACCCAGTTCGCCGACCAGGCCGGGCTGCACCTGCTGTTCAATTCCGAGGACATCCAGGGCCTGCAGAGCGAAGGGCTGGACGGCACCTACAGCACCGAGGAGGCGCTGAACCAGCTGCTTTCCGGCAGCGGCGTGAGCTGGCGTTTCACCGACGAGCGCACCGTGCTGCTCAAGCGCGAGAAGGACGATTCCGCGGCCCTGAGCCTGGCACCGATGCAGATCAGCGTGGCGGCGCGCACGCCCACCGATATCAGCTCGATCCCCGGCACCGTCTGGGTGGTGGACCAGACCCAGCTGCGCGAGCAGCTGGACACCGGCGTGAGCCTCAAGGAAGCCGTCGGCAAGCTGGTCCCCGGTCTCGACCTGGCGCCGGAAGGCCGCACCAACTACGGCCAGAACATGCGGGGGCGCAACGTGCTGGTGATGATCGACGGCGTCAGCCAGAACAGCTCGCGTGGCCTGTCGCGGCAGTTCGACAGCATCTCGCCGTTCAACGTCGAGCGCATCGAAGTGCTCTCCGGCGCCAGCGCCATCTACGGCGGCGGCGCCACCGGCGGCATCATCAACATCATCACCAAGAAGGGCGCGGCCGGCGATACCCGCTTCGAGACACAACTGGGCGCCAGCAGTGGCTTCAACGACAGCGACGACCTGTCGACCCGCGCCGCGCAATCCATCAGCGGTGGCAATGACAGCGTGGTCGGCCGCCTGGGCGTCTCGGCGGAGAAGAACGAAGCCTTCTACGACGGCGCCGGCAACCAGATCTTCATCGACAACACCCAGACCGACCTGCAGTACAACCGCACCGTCGACGTGATGGGCAACCTCACCGCGCAGTTCACCGATGAGCAGAGCCTTGACCTGCTGGCGCAGTACTACGACTCGGGCAACGATGGCAGCACCGGCATCTACTTTCCCAACCTGAAGTACCAGGCGCCCTCGGACCTGGAAGATGCGCAGATCCGCAGCGGCATGGACACCGACCTCGAGCCGCGCACCCGCCGCGTGCTGCTCAATGCCAACTACCACCACAACAACCTGCTGGACCAGGACTTCTATCTGCAGGCGTACTACCGCAAGGAAGACGATAACTTCTATCCCTTCCCCTACTACAACACCGGCAAGCCAACCGGCTCGAAGGGCGTGTACTTCGCCGCCTCGCAGCAGAACTTCGAGG
This region includes:
- the dprA gene encoding DNA-processing protein DprA; the encoded protein is MPFDPALSPSEIEARLRLHGLPELGPRRFRRLLEAFGSASAAMSAPAAAWRSLGLPAVCAEPRRDASIREQAAQALRWLEAPEHHLVMWDAPGYPALLAELDDAPPLLFLAGDPGLLERPQLAMVGSRRASKPGLDTARAFARSLAGGGFVITSGLALGIDGAAHEGALEAAGKTVAVLGTGLEHLYPRRHLGLAKRIVEQGGAVISELPLDCAPQASNFPRRNRIISGLSLGTLVVEASPSSGSLITARLAAEQGREVYAIPGSIHHPGARGCHELIRQGAMLVETVEHILEGLQGWTHAARTVEVAPALPPHPLVDLLRAAPQCSEQLALRSGLQLPQLLAELTELELDGRVACEAGVWVHRAP
- a CDS encoding L-threonylcarbamoyladenylate synthase, producing the protein MYSNWRTQRMAQVVRDGGVIAYPTEAVWGLGCDPWSADAVYRLLAIKARPVEKGMIVVAGDIRQFDFLLEDLPEAWQDKLANSWPGPNTWLVPHQGRLPEWVTGEHETVALRVTDHPLVRELCRFTGPLISTSANPAGRPAARSRLRVEQYFRGELDGVLGGALGGRRNPSLIRDLRTGETVRPS
- the hemF gene encoding oxygen-dependent coproporphyrinogen oxidase, translating into MTDRIEAVKAYLLDLQDRICAALEAEDGSARFVEDAWQRPAGGGGRTRVIGDGALIEKGGVNFSHVFGAGLPPSASAHRPELAGRGFQALGVSLVIHPTNPHVPTSHANVRFFIAEKEGEEAVWWFGGGFDLTPYYAHEEDCVLWHQVARDACAPFGEDVYPRYKEWCDRYFHIKHRNEPRGVGGLFFDDLNQWDFDTSFAFLRAIGDAYIDAYLPIVRKRKDTPYTEQQREFQAFRRGRYVEFNLVYDRGTLFGLQSGGRTESILMSLPPQVRWGYDWKPEPGSEEARLTEYFLTDRDWLAQA
- the aroE gene encoding shikimate dehydrogenase; this encodes MDRYCVFGNPIGHSKSPQIHRLFAEQTGQALSYDTRLAPLDDFAGNAREFFAEGLGGNVTVPFKEDAYRLATELSERARRAGAVNTLKKLEGGGLLGDNTDGAGLTRDLTVNHGVVLRGARILVLGAGGAVRGILEPFLGQQPAGIVIANRTAAKAEQLAEAFKDLGPVSGGGFDLRAEPFDLIVNGTSASLAGELPPIDPSLIKPGHTVCYDMMYGKDVTAFNRWAAEHGAARCIDGLGMLVEQAAEAFLLWRGVRPDSAPVLEELRRQLKG
- a CDS encoding SulP family inorganic anion transporter, which codes for MERLIRLLPFLAWLPQVSARDLRRDLGVGLSGAVLALPQSMAYALIAGLPAEYGLYAAMLPVLIACLWGSSKHMVGGPTAAISVVLFTAIAPLAPPGSAQFIQYALLLTFLAGLFQWLLGMLRFGVLVNFVSHPVLLGFTCGAALVIVIGQLPYLLGISAAGQATALTSAAALWWKLPQFHGPSLLVGLFSLVLSLIVKRLWRRGPALLVGLFGAGALVWAMPTTFAEVARVAAFRSALPPFSALSFDLSAIAQLLPAAVACGMLGLVTSLSIARALAARSHQALDANQEVRAQGLSNLIGPWLSGTLSAGSFTRSGLNQDAGARTPLAGVFSALWVALLAVAGAGLITRIPLPAMAAGILLICWNLIDRPALRALWKGSRAESLVMLLTLAATLLLPLQNAIYAGVLASLFFYLKRTSQPRVQQWEKEDEAVLRIEGSIFFGACDYLQKLMQHSRGERLVLDAHHVNFIDFAGAQMLQQEARRLASEGRSLVLRNARPRVRAELERQMGKGGVLLVEE
- a CDS encoding choline ABC transporter substrate-binding protein: MTKRTVRQASALLLASALALGGPLARAEDEACSTVKLADPGWTDIAVTNGIAAFLLEGLGYKVKIDTLSVPITYGGLRDGQVDAFLGNWMPAQQGFHDQFIASQQVTQLAKNLQGTEFTLAVPTYVWNAGVKTFDDLDKHADQFNRKVYGIGSGAPANQSIQKMISGDEFGLGDWKLVESSEQAMLAEVGRAVKRERWVVFLGWTPHPMNVKYDMKYLTGGEKYFGSTGSVFTVTRNGYTEQCPNSGKLLANLSFDLKMENAIMAEVLEKNVKNPDAVKAWIKANPQSLDTWLQGVKTRDGGDALAAVKAKL